In one Aphelocoma coerulescens isolate FSJ_1873_10779 chromosome 20, UR_Acoe_1.0, whole genome shotgun sequence genomic region, the following are encoded:
- the SLC32A1 gene encoding vesicular inhibitory amino acid transporter — translation MATLLRSKLSNVATSVSHKSQAKMSGMFARMGFQAATDEEAVGFAHCDDLDMEHRQGLQMDILKSEGSEEGGEPPLEGDIHYQRDGTGPLPPSGSKEACSELSGQGKPKITAWEAGWNVTNAIQGMFVLGLPYAILHGGYLGLFLIIFAAVVCCYTGKILIACLYEENEDGEIVRVRDSYVDIANACCAPRFPTLGGRIVNVAQIIELVMTCILYVVVSGNLMYNSFPNLPVSQKSWSIIATAVLLPCAFLKNLKAVSKFSLLCTLAHFVINILVIAYCLSRARDWAWDKVKFYIDVKKFPISIGIIVFSYTSQIFLPSLEGNMQNPKEFHCMMNWTHIAACILKGLFALVAYLTWADETKEVITDNLPSTIRAVVNIFLVAKALLSYPLPFFAAVEVLERSLFQDGNRAFFPNCYGGDGRLKSWGLTLRCALVVFTLLMAIYVPHFALLMGLTGSLTGAGLCFLLPSLFHLKLLWRKLLWHHVFFDVAIFVIGGICSISGFIHSLEGLIEAFRTNAED, via the exons ATGGCCACCCTCCTCCGCAGCAAGCTCTCCAACGTGGCCACCTCGGTGTCGCACAAATCCCAGGCGAAGATGAGCGGCATGTTCGCCAGGATGGGCTTCCAGGCCGCCACCGACGAGGAGGCTGTGGGCTTCGCCCACTGCGACGACCTGGACATGGAGCATCGGCAAGGGCTGCAGATGGACATCCTCAAGTCCGAGGGCAGCgaggagggcggggagccgccCCTGGAGGGGGACATCCACTACCAGCGGGACGGCACAGGGCCCCTGCCGCCCTCCGGCTCCAAGGAGGCCTGCTCCGAGCTCTCCGGGCAGGGCAAGCCCAAGATCACGGCATGGGAGGCGGGATGGAACGTCACCAACGCCATCCAG GGAATGTTTGTTCTGGGCCTGCCCTATGCCATCCTTCATGGTGGATACCTAGGactctttttaataatttttgctGCAGTGGTTTGCTGCTACACTGGGAAAATCCTTATTGCCTGTCTTTACGAAGAGAATGAGGATGGGGAGATAGTCAGGGTGAGAGACTCCTACGTGGACATCGCGAACGCGTGCTGCGCGCCCCGCTTCCCCACCCTCGGGGGCAGAATTGTGAATGTGGCTCAGATCATTGAACTGGTCATGACCTGCATCCTCTATGTGGTGGTCAGTGGGAACCTGATGTACAACAGCTTCCCCAACCTGCCCGTCTCCCAGAAGTCGTGGTCCATCATTGCCACGGCAGTGCTCCTGCCTTGTGCGTTCTTGAAGAACCTCAAGGCAGTCTCCAAGTTCAGCTTGCTCTGCACCTTAGCCCACTTTGTCATCAACATCCTGGTGATCGCCTACTGCCTCTCCAGGGCGCGCGACTGGGCCTGGGACAAAGTCAAGTTTTACATTGATGTCAAGAAGTTTCCCATCTCCATTGGCATCATTGTCTTCAGCTACACCTCCCAGATCTTTCTGCCTTCCTTGGAGGGGAACATGCAGAACCCCAAGGAGTTTCATTGCATGATGAACTGGACTCACATAGCAGCTTGCATCCTTAAGGGACTCTTTGCCTTGGTCGCCTACCTGACCTGGGCTGATGAGACCAAGGAGGTCATTACAGACAACTTGCCATCCACCATTAGGGCAGTAGTCAATATTTTCTTGGTGGCCAAAGCCTTGCTCTCATACCCCTTGCCGTTCTTTGCAGCTGTAGAAGTCCTGGAGCGGTCCCTTTTCCAAGATGGAAACAGGGCTTTCTTCCCCAACTGCTACGGGGGTGATGGGAGGCTCAAATCCTGGGGACTCACCCTCAGATGTGCCCTGGTAGTTTTCACCCTGCTCATGGCTATTTATGTCCCCCATTTTGCCCTCTTGATGGGTCTTACTGGGAGCCTCACAGGCGCAGGGCTCTGTTTCCTGCTCCCCAGTCTCTTCCACCTCAAACTCTTGTGGAGGAAGCTCTTGTGGCATCACGTCTTCTTTGACGTTGCCATTTTCGTTATAGGTGGTATCTGCAGCATCTCTGGGTTCATCCACTCTTTAGAAGGCCTCATAGAGGCTTTCAGAACCAATGCTGAAGACTAA